In one window of Mus pahari chromosome 3, PAHARI_EIJ_v1.1, whole genome shotgun sequence DNA:
- the Large2 gene encoding LARGE xylosyl- and glucuronyltransferase 2 isoform X1 encodes MLPRGRPRAMGAAVLLLLLLVVGFFLFGRDPECKRPSWAGEEGTLCDRCLLTPRVFSDGLGTTATLDEDPYGSRNRSSSSPQHLLPPKCEMLHVAMVCAGYNSSREIITLMKSLLFYRKNPLHLHLITDAIARNILETLFRTWMVPAVVVSFYDAEELKPLVSWIPNKHYSGLYGLMKLVLPSILPPSLARVIVLDTDVTFSSDIVELWALFGRFSDKQVVGLVENQSDWYLGNLWKNHRPWPALGRGFNTGVILLWLDRLQQAGWERLWKLTAKRELLTLTATSLADQDIFNAVIKEHPHLVHPLPCVWNVQLSDHTRAERCYLEAADLKVIHWNSPKKLRVKNKHAEFFRNLHLTFLGYDGKLLRRELFGCPNQFPPGAEQLQQALAQLDEEEPCFEFRQQQLTVHRVHITFLPHQPPPPQPHDVTLVAQLSMDRLQMLEALCRHWPGPMSLALYLTDEDAQQFLHFVETSPVLSVRKDVAYHVVYRDGPLYPVNQLRNVALAQALTPYVFLSDIDFLPAYSLYDYLRASIEQLELDSRRKTALVVPAFETLHYRFSFPNSKAELLTLLDAGSLHTFRYHEWPQGHSSTDYSRWREAQAPYRVQWSADYEPYVVVPRDCPRYDPRFVGFGWNKVAHIIELDAQEYEFLVLPEAFSIHLPHAPSLDISRFRSSPTYRNCLQSLKEEFHQDLSRRYGSAALKYLTALQQARSRA; translated from the exons ATGCTGCCCCGAGGGCGCCCCCGGGCAATGGGGGCCGccgtgctgctgctgctgttgctagtGGTTGGCTTCTTCCTGTTCGGCCGGGACCCGGAGTGTAAGCGCCCGAGCTGGGCAGGGGAAGAAGGGACCCTGTGTGATCGCTGCCTGCTCACGCCACGTGTCTTTTCAGATGGACTAGGCACAACTGCTACCCTCGATGAAGACCCGTACGGGAGTCGCAACCGCTCCTCCTCCAGCCCGCAGCATCTACTGCCACCCAAGTGCGAG ATGTTGCATGTGGCTATGGTGTGTGCCGGATACAACTCCAGCCGAGAGATCATTACCCTAATGAAGTCCCTGCTATTCTACAG GAAAAATCCGCTGCACCTCCACCTGATAACGGATGCCATAGCCAGAAACATCCTGGAGACGCTCTTCCGAACATGGATGGTGCCAGCTGTGGTGGTCAGCTTCTATGATGCagaagaactcaag CCCCTGGTCTCCTGGATTCCCAACAAGCACtactctggcctctatgggctaATGAAGCTAGTACTTCCCAGCATCCTGCCTCCCAGCCTGGCCCGCGTCATCGTCCTGGATACCGACGTCACTTTCTCCTCTGACATTGTGGAGCTCTGGGCACTCTTTGGTCGTTTTTCTG aCAAGCAGGTGGTCGGTCTCGTGGAGAACCAGAGCGACTGGTACCTGGGCAACCTCTGGAAGAACCATAGGCCCTGGCCTGCCTTGGGCAGGGGATTTAACACAG GTGTGATCCTGCTGTGGCTGGACAGGCTCCAGCAAGCTGGCTGGGAGCGGCTGTGGAAGCTGACAGCTAAACGAGAGCTGCTCACTTTGACGGCCACTTCATTGGCTGACCAG GACATCTTCAATGCGGTCATCAAGGAGCACCCCCACCTGGTGCACCCCCTGCCCTGCGTCTGGAACGTGCAGCTGTCAGACCACACTCGGGCTGAGCGCTGCTACCTGGAAGCAGCTGACCTCAAA GTGATCCACTGGAATTCACCAAAGAAGCTTCGAGTGAAGAACAAGCATGCAGAATTCTTCCGTAATCTGCACTTGACCTTCCTGGGGTATGACGGGAAGCTACTGCGTAGAGAGCTCTTTGGATGCCCCAACCAGTTCCCTCCTGGGGCCGAGCAG TTGCAACAGGCCCTAGCACAGCTGGATGAGGAAGAGCCCTGCTTTGAGTTCCGCCAACAGCAGCTCACTGTGCACCGGGTGCACATCACCTTCCTGCCCCACCAGccgccacctccccagcctcacGATGTCACCTTGGTGGCCCAGCTGTCTATGGACCG GCTGCAGATGCTGGAAGCCCTGTGCAGGCACTGGCCAGGCCCCATGAGCCTGGCCTTGTACCTGACAGATGAAGACGCTCAACAATTCCTTCATTTCGTGGAAACGTCGCCAGTGCTCTCTGTGAGGAAGGATGTGGCCTACCATGTAGTGTACCGGGACGGTCCTCTCTATCCAGTCAACCAGCTCCGCAATGTGGCCTTGGCCCAGGCTCTCACACCCTATGTCTTCCTCAGTGATATTGACTTCTTGCCTGCCTACTCCCTCTACGACTACCTCAG GGCCTCTATCGAGCAGCTGGAGCTGGATAGTCGGAGGAAGACTGCTCTGGTGGTGCCTGCATTTGAGACCCTACACTACCGGTTCAGCTTCCCAAACTCTAAGGCAGAGCTGTTGACATTACTGGATGCCGGCTCCCTTCACACCTTTAG GTACCACGAGTGGCCACAGGGTCACTCGTCCACAGACTATTCCCGCTGGCGGGAAGCCCAGGCACCGTACCGTGTGCAGTGGTCAGCTGATTATGAGCCCTACGTGGTGGTACCCCGTGACTGCCCCCGCTATGATCCTCGCTTTGTGGGATTTGGCTGGAACAAGGTGGCCCACATCATAGAGCTGGATGCTCAG GAATATGAATTCCTGGTACTTCCTGAGGCCTTCTCTATCCACCTGCCCCACGCTCCAAGTCTGGACATCTCCCGCTTCCGCTCCAGCCCCACCTACCGCAACTGTCTCCAGTCCCTCAAGGAGGAGTTCCACCAGGACCTGTCAAGGCGCTATGGGTCTGCAGCCCTGAAATACCTCACTGCCCTGCAGCAGGCCCGGAGTCGGGCCTGA
- the Large2 gene encoding LARGE xylosyl- and glucuronyltransferase 2 isoform X2: MLPRGRPRAMGAAVLLLLLLVVGFFLFGRDPEYGLGTTATLDEDPYGSRNRSSSSPQHLLPPKCEMLHVAMVCAGYNSSREIITLMKSLLFYRKNPLHLHLITDAIARNILETLFRTWMVPAVVVSFYDAEELKPLVSWIPNKHYSGLYGLMKLVLPSILPPSLARVIVLDTDVTFSSDIVELWALFGRFSDKQVVGLVENQSDWYLGNLWKNHRPWPALGRGFNTGVILLWLDRLQQAGWERLWKLTAKRELLTLTATSLADQDIFNAVIKEHPHLVHPLPCVWNVQLSDHTRAERCYLEAADLKVIHWNSPKKLRVKNKHAEFFRNLHLTFLGYDGKLLRRELFGCPNQFPPGAEQLQQALAQLDEEEPCFEFRQQQLTVHRVHITFLPHQPPPPQPHDVTLVAQLSMDRLQMLEALCRHWPGPMSLALYLTDEDAQQFLHFVETSPVLSVRKDVAYHVVYRDGPLYPVNQLRNVALAQALTPYVFLSDIDFLPAYSLYDYLRASIEQLELDSRRKTALVVPAFETLHYRFSFPNSKAELLTLLDAGSLHTFRYHEWPQGHSSTDYSRWREAQAPYRVQWSADYEPYVVVPRDCPRYDPRFVGFGWNKVAHIIELDAQEYEFLVLPEAFSIHLPHAPSLDISRFRSSPTYRNCLQSLKEEFHQDLSRRYGSAALKYLTALQQARSRA; the protein is encoded by the exons ATGCTGCCCCGAGGGCGCCCCCGGGCAATGGGGGCCGccgtgctgctgctgctgttgctagtGGTTGGCTTCTTCCTGTTCGGCCGGGACCCGGAGT ATGGACTAGGCACAACTGCTACCCTCGATGAAGACCCGTACGGGAGTCGCAACCGCTCCTCCTCCAGCCCGCAGCATCTACTGCCACCCAAGTGCGAG ATGTTGCATGTGGCTATGGTGTGTGCCGGATACAACTCCAGCCGAGAGATCATTACCCTAATGAAGTCCCTGCTATTCTACAG GAAAAATCCGCTGCACCTCCACCTGATAACGGATGCCATAGCCAGAAACATCCTGGAGACGCTCTTCCGAACATGGATGGTGCCAGCTGTGGTGGTCAGCTTCTATGATGCagaagaactcaag CCCCTGGTCTCCTGGATTCCCAACAAGCACtactctggcctctatgggctaATGAAGCTAGTACTTCCCAGCATCCTGCCTCCCAGCCTGGCCCGCGTCATCGTCCTGGATACCGACGTCACTTTCTCCTCTGACATTGTGGAGCTCTGGGCACTCTTTGGTCGTTTTTCTG aCAAGCAGGTGGTCGGTCTCGTGGAGAACCAGAGCGACTGGTACCTGGGCAACCTCTGGAAGAACCATAGGCCCTGGCCTGCCTTGGGCAGGGGATTTAACACAG GTGTGATCCTGCTGTGGCTGGACAGGCTCCAGCAAGCTGGCTGGGAGCGGCTGTGGAAGCTGACAGCTAAACGAGAGCTGCTCACTTTGACGGCCACTTCATTGGCTGACCAG GACATCTTCAATGCGGTCATCAAGGAGCACCCCCACCTGGTGCACCCCCTGCCCTGCGTCTGGAACGTGCAGCTGTCAGACCACACTCGGGCTGAGCGCTGCTACCTGGAAGCAGCTGACCTCAAA GTGATCCACTGGAATTCACCAAAGAAGCTTCGAGTGAAGAACAAGCATGCAGAATTCTTCCGTAATCTGCACTTGACCTTCCTGGGGTATGACGGGAAGCTACTGCGTAGAGAGCTCTTTGGATGCCCCAACCAGTTCCCTCCTGGGGCCGAGCAG TTGCAACAGGCCCTAGCACAGCTGGATGAGGAAGAGCCCTGCTTTGAGTTCCGCCAACAGCAGCTCACTGTGCACCGGGTGCACATCACCTTCCTGCCCCACCAGccgccacctccccagcctcacGATGTCACCTTGGTGGCCCAGCTGTCTATGGACCG GCTGCAGATGCTGGAAGCCCTGTGCAGGCACTGGCCAGGCCCCATGAGCCTGGCCTTGTACCTGACAGATGAAGACGCTCAACAATTCCTTCATTTCGTGGAAACGTCGCCAGTGCTCTCTGTGAGGAAGGATGTGGCCTACCATGTAGTGTACCGGGACGGTCCTCTCTATCCAGTCAACCAGCTCCGCAATGTGGCCTTGGCCCAGGCTCTCACACCCTATGTCTTCCTCAGTGATATTGACTTCTTGCCTGCCTACTCCCTCTACGACTACCTCAG GGCCTCTATCGAGCAGCTGGAGCTGGATAGTCGGAGGAAGACTGCTCTGGTGGTGCCTGCATTTGAGACCCTACACTACCGGTTCAGCTTCCCAAACTCTAAGGCAGAGCTGTTGACATTACTGGATGCCGGCTCCCTTCACACCTTTAG GTACCACGAGTGGCCACAGGGTCACTCGTCCACAGACTATTCCCGCTGGCGGGAAGCCCAGGCACCGTACCGTGTGCAGTGGTCAGCTGATTATGAGCCCTACGTGGTGGTACCCCGTGACTGCCCCCGCTATGATCCTCGCTTTGTGGGATTTGGCTGGAACAAGGTGGCCCACATCATAGAGCTGGATGCTCAG GAATATGAATTCCTGGTACTTCCTGAGGCCTTCTCTATCCACCTGCCCCACGCTCCAAGTCTGGACATCTCCCGCTTCCGCTCCAGCCCCACCTACCGCAACTGTCTCCAGTCCCTCAAGGAGGAGTTCCACCAGGACCTGTCAAGGCGCTATGGGTCTGCAGCCCTGAAATACCTCACTGCCCTGCAGCAGGCCCGGAGTCGGGCCTGA